The Pleuronectes platessa chromosome 24, fPlePla1.1, whole genome shotgun sequence nucleotide sequence TGAAAGACGTACCTGCTCCATCGTTTTTGTAAAAACTGGACACCAAAGACAATGCAAATGAAGGTCACTACCACAATCAACATCTTGACTGTGAGACAAAATGGAAGAATTGTTCATAACTTACACTCAACGACTGGTCAACAGGTCAAATGAGAGACTTGTGAACGTTAACTTACTGAATACAGCAGATCGAGATCCTTCCTCCAAACCtgggacaaagaaaaacatcagaatCACTCAATAATTATCAGTCTATGAATGTGTTACTTTAGAAGTGTTTCTCACCACTAGTAGGCGTCAGTTTCACTTCAGGAATCTCCACAAACACCTCTTTACTACGGGAGAGCACCTGCACGGCACATCCAACCAGTGTGCCAGCATCATGGAAACCTGCCAACACGTCTGTGGCAGTGACACTGAATGTACCGTTTGTGTTGATCAACACAGTTTGGTTCTGTGAGAGGTAGAAGTCTTGCTGTGTGACGTTGAGAGTTACGGTTGGAGCAGGTCGTCCTGTGATGGAGCAGGAAACCAGGAACTCATCAGTTGAACTTGATTCTCTCACGTGTAGAACGGGTTCATGCAGCTCTGGGGAGAAAAGAAATGTGTCACACTGTAAAATGACTTTAGTGTTCTTCACTTGATTCAACCCATGTAATGTAAAGTCACAGTCTTATTACCATTTCATACTAGAAAGTACAAAGTCAAGGTTGAGTTCAACAGGTTTATTCAGTCATGTTCTCACCATAGACCTTGAGGCAGGTTCTGCCAGGGAGCGCTCCAGCAGGGTTGGTGATGAAGAGGCAGAGGTAGcagccttcatcctcctccgtcACATTCTTGATCACTATGGAGCTGTTGTGCAGTCCACCATCTTTCACCACCACTCTGTCTTTGAAGTCTGACATCACCCTGGAGCCATGTATATTGTTGGAGATGGCGAGATTGGTCACCCCACCCAGCGTCTGTTTCTGCCATGTGACCTGCACCACATTTTCAGACTGTAGGATCTGACAGCTGAGGAGAGCATCTTctcccactgcctcctccacagTCTCCACAGACTGGATTACAGATGTCAGACCTACAGGAGAGGACAGTTGCACATCCAGATGTTTGGTTTCAacagagcatgtgtgtgcaggaaCAAAGGATGTGGTTCTGAACGCAGAAGTCTGagcttttcatttgttttagctTGCAGTATTTCTTTCGCAATTGTTGTttcctatttttatattttctatatttaaacttgcacaaacacaacacagcaaattacttgtatgtgtaaacctgctCGGCAACAAAACCTGATTCttgttatctctctctctctctcacacacaattaTGACCATTTTCAAGATAAACCCTGAACATCACcaagtgtgaatgtgagctTTTGTATTTAGTTGCCTTATTGTGAAAGGTTGGTCaatatatatgtgttttctGTCATCATAAAAAGTGTGTCTATgttggacttttattttgaagggtcaATGAACGGAAGTGGTTGCTTTTGTATTCGTTTTACTTTGTACTGTCAGTCGTCCTGGTTCAAGATCTTATTCCACTGTTACTTCTCAGTGAaggtgatttttatttattttagcttaatgtttttctttctcaatttTTTTATTGCCTATTTGTATAATTTCCATATTAAAATTTGCACAGATATaacagcaaattccttgtatgtgtaaacctgctCGGCAATAAaacctgatctctctctctctctctctctcacacacaattaTGACCATTTTCAAGATAAACCCGAACATCACCCAGTGTGAATGTGAGTCTTTTTATATAGCCACCTTATTGTGAAAGCTTGGTCATTAAATCAGTTTCCTGTCATTATAAACAGTGTGTCTGAATGGGACCTTTATTGTGAAAGGTCACTAAACGAAAGTGGGTTTTTTTGTGCGGGAAAAGAAACAACGTGTCTCCTGTTCCAGATCTTATTTCCCTGTGACTTCTCAGTGAAGGTGAATTAAACCCTCGGCTACATGAACACCACACAACTGAGAACCTGTgacacacaagcagcagcagtgtgacccGGTGTAATAAACTGTGATTCATGGATTCACCTTTCTGTGGAAACTAACTGTCAACAGGtgtttgctttctctctctctttctcttttctaacCCACAGACTTTACATTTTGGTATTTCCTCACATATTGAACATCACTTCTCACCGCGGCAAGGAACAAACCATTAGTTTGAAGGGGTGAGACAGGTGACAGGTGGACTCGCGTTTCAGTCAATAAATCGATCTGTTCAGCCAGTTTcattaagtatttatttaaacattaaattaataatattataCTTTTCTTACCTGTCTGGAAGAGTCCTAACACAAAGAGGACGAGTGTATGTGCAGGAATCATCTCTGTCGCACAGTGTCCATGAAAGAACTAAATCAAATATTGCGCGCTCAGAGGAATCAAGCGTTTTCCTCTTTGCCCCCGCCC carries:
- the LOC128430918 gene encoding OX-2 membrane glycoprotein: MIPAHTLVLFVLGLFQTGLTSVIQSVETVEEAVGEDALLSCQILQSENVVQVTWQKQTLGGVTNLAISNNIHGSRVMSDFKDRVVVKDGGLHNSSIVIKNVTEEDEGCYLCLFITNPAGALPGRTCLKVYELHEPVLHVRESSSTDEFLVSCSITGRPAPTVTLNVTQQDFYLSQNQTVLINTNGTFSVTATDVLAGFHDAGTLVGCAVQVLSRSKEVFVEIPEVKLTPTSGLEEGSRSAVFIKMLIVVVTFICIVFGVQFLQKRWSRDQEKTEVPQTADADTVKVPLFTPEKTPVREQSPPSESKQRKETDPESSSTDRRTQSDQSFSLSHRDQEKTEVSQTADADTWVKVSLFTPEKTPVREQSPPSESKQRKETDPESSSTARRTQSDQSFRLSHRDQEKTEVSQTADADTFKVPSFTPEKSSVRERTPHSKSQRGKETDPESSSTDRRTQSDKVRAALFTP